The Saccopteryx leptura isolate mSacLep1 chromosome 2, mSacLep1_pri_phased_curated, whole genome shotgun sequence genome has a window encoding:
- the GJB2 gene encoding gap junction beta-2 protein produces the protein MDWSTLHTILGGVNKHSTSIGKIWLTVLFIFRIMILVVAAKEVWGDEQADFVCNTLQPGCKNVCYDHYFPISHIRLWALQLIFVSTPALLVAMHVAYHRHETKRKFIKGEIKSEFKDIEEIKSQKVRIEGSLWWTYTSSIFFRVVFEAVFMYVFYIMYDGFSMQRLVKCNAWPCPNTVDCFVSRPTEKTVFTVFMIAVSGICILLNVTELCYLLIRYCSGKSKKPV, from the coding sequence ATGGATTGGAGCACTTTGCATACTATTCTGGGGGGTGTAAATAAACACTCTACCAGCATTGGGAAAATCTGGCTCACCGTCCTCTTCATTTTCCGCATCATGATCCTGGTTGTAGCTGCCAAAGAAGTGTGGGGAGACGAGCAGGCTGACTTTGTCTGCAACACCCTGCAGCCTGGGTGCAAAAATGTGTGCTATGACCACTACTTCCCCATCTCTCATATCCGGCTCTGGGCCCTTCAGCTGATCTTCGTGTCCACGCCAGCTCTCCTAGTGGCCATGCATGTGGCCTATCACCGGCATGAGACGAAAAGAAAGTTCATtaagggagagataaagagcGAATTTAAGGACATCGAAGAGATCAAAAGCCAGAAGGTCCGCATTGAAGGGTCACTGTGGTGGACCTATACCAGTAGCATCTTCTTCCGGGTTGTCTTCGAAGCTGTCTTCATGTATGTCTTTTACATCATGTATGACGGGTTCTCTATGCAGCGCTTGGTGAAGTGTAATGCCTGGCCTTGCCCCAATACAGTGGACTGCTTTGTGTCCAGGCCCACGGAAAAGACTGTCTTCACGGTGTTCATGATTGCTGTGTCTGGGATTTGCATACTgctaaatgtcactgaattgtgTTATTTGCTAATCAGATATTGCTCTGGAAAGTCGAAAAAACCAGTTTAA